The nucleotide window ACCGTGGGGTTGCTCGTCACGCAGGTGGCGCGGGCGCGTGGTGCCGGCACCGTGGTCGTTGTGGACGGAATCGAGCAGCGACGCCGCCTGGCGCAGGACCTGGGGGCCGACGTGGCCGTGGCTCCCGACGAGGCCATGTCGGCCACGCGCGACCTGATGTCCGGCGTCGGTCCGGACGCGACCATCGAGGCCGCCGGCAACCCGGCAGCTGCCGCTTCTGCCGTGACGCTGACGCGCAAGGGCGGACGCGCGGTGCTGCTGGGGGTGTTCGAAGGCGAGGTCCGGATGGACATGATGGACATGCTGCTCGGCGAGAAGACGGTGGTGGCGTGCCTGTCCCACGACTTTCAGGACGACTTCGTCCCCGCGGTGTCGCTGATCGAGCAGGGGGTCGTCCGGGTGGCGCCTCTGGTGACCGATCGCGTGGCGCTGTCCGACGTCGTAGACCAGGGGTTCGAGGCACTGCTGAACGACCCCGAGGGTCACCTGAAGATCGTCGTCACCCCTTGAGCGGACTGGACCCGTCGCTGCCGCGGACGGTGGACTCGCTCGTCCGCGGGTTCATCGATCGCGGGACCGCGCTGGGGGCCCAGGCCTTTGTGGCGCACCGCGGGCGGACCGTCCTGGACGAGGCATGGGGGACGACGCACGACGGCCGTCCTGTGACCGTGTCGACACGGTTCCCTGTCTTCAGTGCGTGCAAGCCGGTCACGGCCACGGCCTTCCACATCGCGGCGCAGCGGGGGCTGGTGGCTTACCGCGATCCTGTGGCGAAAGTCATCCCCGAGTTCGCGCAGCACGGCAAGGACGAGGTCACGTGGCACCACGTCCTGCTGCACCGCGCGGGCGTGTCCGACTCGTCGCTGCAACTCATCCGGGCCGAGACATTCGCCGACTGGGACGCGGGGATAGCCGCGATATGTGCGATGCCGCCGGAGTCGGCTCCCGGGGCTGTGGTGATGTACCACCCGCTCACGGGCTCCGCGCTTTTGGCCGAGGCCGTGCGGCGGACGGACGGCCGCAGCTTCGTGGACTTCTGCCGCGACGAGATCTTCGCCCCCCTCGGCATGCAGCGCGCTACGTGGGGCCTGCCCGCCGGCTTGGAGGCCGAGGCGACGCTCGCGGTCGCCGGCGCGCCCGAGCACGAGGATCTGTTCCGCAGGTTCAACTCGCCGCAGGGCCTAAACGCCGTGCTGCCGGGGGCCGGACTGTACTGCCGCGCGCGCGACCTCGGACGCTTCTACCGCGCCTGGTGCTCCGACGGCGGGGGAGTGGTGTCGCCGGAGACCGTCCGGCTCGCGACGACGATGCACGACCGGCTGGGGGACCGCTCAGGCACGGGCTACGGCTTCCACGTGGGGGCTGAGCGAAAGGACCCGACCTTCCGCCGTGGCAACCTTGCCTCAGAGCGGTCGTTCGGCCACAACGGCTACGCCAATTCGACGGCGTGGTGTGATCCGGAGACGCAGGTATCGGCCGTGTTCTTGTTCAACCTGGCCCCGAGCGAAGCGGGCGACCGCAGGTTCAACCTGCTGTCCGACGCCGTGCACCGCGCCGTGCGGGCCTAACCGACGCCCGTGCCTCGCTGACGGCCCTGCCTTACGTGGACGGGTCCGGTTTGAGGTGGCGGTCGAAGAACTCGAGCATGTCCTGCATGCAGCGCTGCGCGTACTGCTCGAGCACGTCGAACATGTGGCCGGCCCCCTCGTACACGAGCAGATCGTTGGGGGGCCCGGCTTCGTCCAAACGCCTGTGGAACTCCCGGATCATCGGAAGCGGCGTGATCGGGTCCTCGCTTCCGGTGATCGTGCGTATCGGGGGGGCCGAGCGCGCGACGTAGGACTGGGGCGACGACTCGGCGTACAGCGCGTCGGTTGAGCCGCCCAGAAAGTTGTGGACCACGTCCTGGATCCCGAACTCCCCCCCCGGTGCCCGCATGTCGGTCATGGGATACAGCAGCAACGCCGCTGAGACGTAACTGGGCACAGTCTCGTTGCCGCCGGAGCCCTCGAACAGCCCCGGCGTCAGCGCGGTCATGGCCGACAGGTGTCCGCCGGCCGAGCCCCCGCACACCGCGATGCGAGTGTCGTCCACGCCGATGGCGGCGGCGTTGGCCCGCACCCAGCGCACCGCACACTTGGCGTCCTCCAGAGCAGCGGGCCAGCGAGCCTCGTCCACCAGGCGGTAGGAGATCGTGGCAGCCGTGTAGCCGTGGGCGGCCAGGTGCGCCGCATGGCGCACATGAAGCAGGGGATCGCCGCCGGCCCACCCTCCGCCGTGGATGAACACGACGGCGGGACGAGACTGCGCCACGTCGCGAGGTCGGTACAGGTGAAGCGTCAGGTCCCGGCCCCCGCTCCCGGCGGTCCCGTAGACCACGTCGGGCTCCCAGACCATTCCCGTGGGTGGCTCGGGCGGCGTCAGCCAGTCCAGCGCGTCGGCCACGGTGTGTCCGGGCTGCAGTTCCAGGTCGCGCGGCAGCGCCAGCATCTCGTTCATCCACGGGCTCGGCATGGCCCCAGGATGCCGCGTCCGTCACACTCTTGGGGATGACGCGCGAGCTTCGGGCCGAGCTGGTCGTGGACGCAAAGGCCCGGCTGGGCGAGGGCCCGCTGTGGGACCACCGCGACCGGGTCCTGTGGTGGCTGGACGTCGAGGGACAGCGCATCCACCGGCTCGACCCGTCCAGCGGTGAGTCGACGTCGCTGCAGGTGGCGACAAAGGTGAGCGCGCTCGCGCTTCGTCGCGCAGGCGGACTGGTCGCGGCCGTCGCCGACGGCTTCGCCGCGGTGGGCGCGGACGGGTCGCTGGAGCAGCTGG belongs to Actinomycetota bacterium and includes:
- a CDS encoding serine hydrolase domain-containing protein translates to MSGLDPSLPRTVDSLVRGFIDRGTALGAQAFVAHRGRTVLDEAWGTTHDGRPVTVSTRFPVFSACKPVTATAFHIAAQRGLVAYRDPVAKVIPEFAQHGKDEVTWHHVLLHRAGVSDSSLQLIRAETFADWDAGIAAICAMPPESAPGAVVMYHPLTGSALLAEAVRRTDGRSFVDFCRDEIFAPLGMQRATWGLPAGLEAEATLAVAGAPEHEDLFRRFNSPQGLNAVLPGAGLYCRARDLGRFYRAWCSDGGGVVSPETVRLATTMHDRLGDRSGTGYGFHVGAERKDPTFRRGNLASERSFGHNGYANSTAWCDPETQVSAVFLFNLAPSEAGDRRFNLLSDAVHRAVRA
- a CDS encoding alpha/beta hydrolase, which gives rise to MPSPWMNEMLALPRDLELQPGHTVADALDWLTPPEPPTGMVWEPDVVYGTAGSGGRDLTLHLYRPRDVAQSRPAVVFIHGGGWAGGDPLLHVRHAAHLAAHGYTAATISYRLVDEARWPAALEDAKCAVRWVRANAAAIGVDDTRIAVCGGSAGGHLSAMTALTPGLFEGSGGNETVPSYVSAALLLYPMTDMRAPGGEFGIQDVVHNFLGGSTDALYAESSPQSYVARSAPPIRTITGSEDPITPLPMIREFHRRLDEAGPPNDLLVYEGAGHMFDVLEQYAQRCMQDMLEFFDRHLKPDPST